A window of the Benincasa hispida cultivar B227 unplaced genomic scaffold, ASM972705v1 Contig297, whole genome shotgun sequence genome harbors these coding sequences:
- the LOC120069255 gene encoding uncharacterized protein LOC120069255 encodes MATHQTRPPSTPYSPLNEQQDDLQDVDEAVPSNGCGCFRLFGFGFNRNGNYEPRNLLQQKQGREEESWMVRKLKKMKEVSEMVAGPKWKNFVRKMGGYLKGKKQRNRFQYDPESYALNFDGGFDGEEDEHHPPIGFSSRFAVPLASREQH; translated from the coding sequence ATGGCGACCCACCAAACCAGACCACCTTCTACGCCTTATTCACCTCTAAACGAGCAACAAGATGACCTTCAAGACGTCGACGAGGCTGTTCCCTCAAATGGGTGTGGCTGTTTTCGGCTGTTCGGGTTCGGATTCAATCGGAACGGGAATTACGAACCTAGAAATCTTCTGCAACAGAAACAGGGGCGGGAAGAGGAGAGTTGGATGGTGAGgaaattgaagaagatgaaagaggTTTCGGAAATGGTGGCTGGACCGAAATGGAAGAATTTCGTTAGAAAAATGGGTGGGTATTTGAAAGGGAAGAAACAGAGGAACAGATTTCAGTATGACCCAGAAAGCTATGCTCTGAATTTCGATGGCGGTTTtgatggagaagaagatgaacatcATCCGCCAATTGGGTTTTCTTCGAGGTTTGCTGTGCCTTTGGCTTCTAGGGAACAacattga